The genomic segment GAGGCGGCGAAGTTCGGCAAGTGGTTCGTCAGCAACGCGGTGGCGCACTCGTACCCGATGGGCGCCAAGGTCGGCCCGGTCTCGGCGTTCTGGCGGCTCGCCCCGGAGGACCGCGCGTGACCCGTGAGCGGGTGGGCGCGTTCGTCGAGAGCAGGCGGTTCCAGAACTTCATCATCGCGGTGATCGTCGGCAACGCGGTCACCCTCGGCCTGGAGACCTCGCCGCGGATGGTGGCCGAGCACGGCACCCTCCTGCACACCCTCGACTACCTGGCGCTGGGCATCTTCGTGGCCGAGCTGGGCGTGAAGCTGTGGGCCTTCCGGGGCGCCTTCTTCAAGGACGCCTGGAACCTGTTCGACGTGGTCGTGGTCGGTGTCGCGCTGGTCCCGGCGACCGGGCCGTTCGCCGTGCTGCGGGCCCTGCGGGTGCTGCGCGTGCTGCGGCTGATCTCCGTGGTGCCGTCCATGCGCAAGGTGGTCACCGGCCTGCTCGCCGCGGTGCCGGGCATGGCCTCGATCGCCGCGCTGCTGGCGTTGATCATCTTCGTCGCCGGGGTGATGGCCACCAAGCTGTTCGGCGACATCACCCCGGAGCACTTCGGCGACCTCGGCACCTCGCTGTTCACCCTGTTCCAGGTGATGACCGGCGAAGCGTGGCCGGAGATCGCCGACGACGTGATGGCGCAGGCACCCGCGGCCTGGATCTTCTTCGTCGTCTACATCCTGATCTCGAGCTTCGCGGTGCTGAACCTGTTCATCGCGGTGGTGGTCAGCGCGATGGAGGACGAACTGCGCGACGAACTCCGCGAGGAGGAGGACAAGCAGACGCAGGCCCAGGCCGCGG from the Amycolatopsis magusensis genome contains:
- a CDS encoding ion transporter, translating into MTRERVGAFVESRRFQNFIIAVIVGNAVTLGLETSPRMVAEHGTLLHTLDYLALGIFVAELGVKLWAFRGAFFKDAWNLFDVVVVGVALVPATGPFAVLRALRVLRVLRLISVVPSMRKVVTGLLAAVPGMASIAALLALIIFVAGVMATKLFGDITPEHFGDLGTSLFTLFQVMTGEAWPEIADDVMAQAPAAWIFFVVYILISSFAVLNLFIAVVVSAMEDELRDELREEEDKQTQAQAAANREILDELRALRAEVAELRDRDR